TAGCTTATTACTAAACACAGCAGCATGCTAGCAAGCCTTCATCTGATTCCAGTGTAATAGAGTCCTATACAAGCCATACTGATACATTAGATCTGTCCTTCAATGAAAGAGTAACAGAGAGCGCATGCTGTTGAACTAGTAACTAAACTACCTCGCTAACACAGCTCGATATCTTGCTCGCTAACATATATCAATATCTTGCCTCTCAGCCCGTCGTTCACATAAACATCAGGACCCGTCTTTATCGAATGTTAAACAACTAGAATGGATCGTACCTGGAGTTTCTGATGAATTGGATAAGGGTGCAGATGCTTCTGCTAAAGCTGCTAATGTAGCTAATACTGAAGTTGATGAGTTGCCAAATTGAACTGTGGACACACCTGCTTCATCTAAGAAGAGATTTGATACAAATTAGCCACATTCTAtaaacaaactattttttttttactgaacttaCTAAATATTACTCAGTATTGGAGAACTTTAAAATTCCTTTGTAAGTTTCTCTCCAAAAACGAATAGAAGTGACTACAACGTAAAACTGCATTATGCTGTTTAATAGCCGACACCATTTatagctgaagaaaaaaaaaaacgactacagcgtgtagatcaccatgacctacatccacagtatgtaaacataaaaataaagtgtgacaCGTACTGTtgttcacacagacagacggacggacttgcactactctcaataacttgtgctaaagaatgtctttaccaagtttcatcacaactggataagcacttttctagatatatttaaaaatgtcaggGTAACATACAGACCCTTTCATATACTTCCCGATCCTTATACTATTAATAAGctatgctaaagaatgtcctcaaCACGTTTAATGGCACTGGGGTCATGCATTTCCGACGGGGGTTAATAACTACAGTATATTGAAAAATGCTCACTTACCACATTGTCAAAAATATAGTTGTATTAGCACTCTTTCCAATCTACTGAGCCGAATACACATAACAGGAGCATAGGCATCTTTTTAATTAGGTTTTAATGCGGCACCTCCTTTAAGAAATACTGTATAATACCTTTTGAGGAGTTAGCTGCGGAAACCAAGCCTGTCAGGTTCACGACCCCACCTGGACCAATTATAAACTGGGGTGTTGCTGTGTGTATTGTTACTGTATCTGGACTTTctggatttgtatttatttggttttgcATGGACACCTGCAAagtaagaaaaacaaatataaatgaaataaatcagCTTTTCACTACTAAAGACAAAATCAAAACACAGACAGCACCACTGCCAATATAACCATGGGGAATCAACAAGAATCCAGCACAGAAGTTTGTTATAGGCATATTCTTATACACTTTTAATTATGctaattaaattatttatatatatatatatatatatatatatatatatatatatatataatatactacaATTAATGTAATTACATAGATGCAGTATTCTTTGTTGATCATTTTACCTGAAGTATTTCTGCAAGTTCTTCGTTTGCATTGTCAATTGCTATGTCCAGTGCATTTTTGCAAAATTTGCTCTGGACATGAACATCAGCCCCGTATTTTATTAAAAGGTCCACTACTTCCTGGTAACCATGTTCTGTTGCCCAATGAAGCGCAGTCATCTTCAGCATGTCTTTTGCATTGACGTCAGCTCCGTGCTAGAAATAAATGTGTGACACAGGGAACATCAATATAAGTATTGTTTTCTTTGAATTCTGCAAGCCTACAAATGGAACAGAGCCATGGATGATGAAAGTCTGTTATGGGGCATTGTTTATTGGTAGGAATCCACTATTTCAGTGCGATCACCTTGCCATTACAGCGCTCTAAAGGACAAGTGCTGCACAAAATTACAACATCAAAGCTCTTTTTGCAGCCTGCCAAGTCAAGTTTGCGGAAGAGCTTTTAATTACTGCTTTTATTTAATGCTATTTCCAATTGTGGAATTTCAGTTCATACACTGTACTGACTATTCAAATAATATTTTAGAATATGTTCAAAAAAAAAGGGGTGATTCCACAATGCTGAAAGCTTCCACCCAGGGTATTATGCAGCTGTTACTGTATATGTTATATACAGGGAAAAGATACAGTACAAAAGCTCTGggaataatacatacatttttgtttttgcttataagaagaaaaaaaagaataaatactgtTGAAACTTGTGCAGTAGGCCTACATGGTGGCACATAATAAAAGTGCATGCATTTGAATGTTAGAAATGTCATTGTTTACAACCATTTCCACCAGGTCAGTTTAGAGCCATTCTGAATCATGCCAGCAATTTGGTTTAACAGAACTGATCTGTACACTAACAGCAATACGACGCCTACCATAACTATTGCAATTCCTAGATTGTcaagttcagttaaaaaaaaaactgtgcatacagAGTGGCATCTGGCATTTTACCTTTAGCAGCACCTCCACTATCCGGGCATGGCCTTCTGCAGCCGCCATGTGTAAGGGGGTTCTGTCCACTTTAGTCCTGGCATCCCGGCTCACGCCTGCTCTTAACAGCACTTCTGTGGTTGAGTAATGTCCATACTGTGCTGATAGATGTAAGGGAGACGTTCCAAGCTGCCAAGTAAAACAAAGGAAAATGAATAGATTTTTAAAGCCACATAATAATTTAATATGAGGGGCAGTGTGCTTTTCAACACAGTTTTACAGTTACATTTTACCAAATATTATTTGCTGTCAAGCTAAATCATGcactattttttaaatccatagaAAACAGCAGCCTTTAATGAACACCActaaaatgtactttatttttaaaaggagattaagctagttttacattacCCACTAACAGCTCTTGTACAGTTTATAAGACATAAGAAGCACTTACCCAGTCTGTTGTGAAAGGGGCTCCATTAGCCATTAGGATACGGACCTCATCATCCTGTCCGGCTCGTGCTGCTTCTAGAAGCTTCTTGCCTAAATCCACCAAGGACATCTACAACAGCAGCAGTTAcattatatagcgcctttcaggaCAAACCATCCTGAGGATTAACAGCATATAAAGCAGCAGCGTTTCATAATCAAGTTTTCTTGGTGTCGGTTTTCTACATTATTCCATATAGCTTTCACTTTAGGGTCATTCTTTACTATAGGGCTAGGAAACGGTGACCAAATGTCCATCCAGAATAATGTACAAACAGATGTTTATTaagaaaattacttttaaattaCGATAATGTATGTTGGATTAATTGAAAAATCTCATTTACAATTTATGAGAccaatttaaacacatttctCTAATCTTTCTAATGTATTGCATCTCACCTCTCTATTTAAAGACAATCTTATTTTGCTAGATTGATATGTTTAGACAGGGTTTATGCATTACATTACACAGACTTACAGTAGAGAATGACCCTGGACTCAACTGTTATCAGTAAAAGTACTTTCTAGACCAGCATGCTCCTGCTACTGTTAATTGTCTGTTCTACCTGGATTAAATTAAATCAAGCAtgctttctctttttcttttgggtatgcatttcataaatacaaaatgcatgtATGTAAAAGTCTTCCATACATCTATGCAATAGATCAATTTTAAAATACAACCAAATAGGACAAATATTAGATTTTTAAAAGATGAAACCTAGCTTGATCAAAATACATACAGATTCTGCAGCTTTCGATAAAACAGCACCCACATGTGGACTAATCTTGTAAATGAAATCTTTATCTGGATTTTATTATTCCTGTGGCTTTGTTTCAATTATCTAAAAATTGCCACATCTATGAACCACAAAACATTTAGGAACtctaaaaacagcattttatcaTTAGGAACactaaaaacagcattttctcagagttttttttcttctccacaGCACAATTTCAAAATGGCCAATTGTTTTTATACTGACACCACCCAGTATAAATGTACCAGTCTGTTTTATGTTAAAATAATCCAACATAAGGCCACTTTGTGTTAGAACTAAATATTTGTTTCATGCCAGGGTCAATAAAATAATATCTTTATAATGAAGATTGCAATCAGAACATTTAAGcaataaatgtatttcaccaGTAGGTGTCCATGAGGAACAGAACAAGAATCTCATGCAGGGGATTAGGACTCCGGAAAATACATGAACTGCCAATAATTTAATCCAAAATACTTTTATGTCTGTGCATTGTTAGTTATTATTCGTCATAAGACACTTAATCTATTAATGTAGTGATCCTACGGTAATGTATGTAACAATATAGACCTTATAAACTATAAAACTATGAAAATGGGTGTATTCTGCAAAATCAGCATTTGGGAATTTTTTGTAGAAATTGAGGCAGTCCtctctttattgttgttttgcctCCTGGGCTATAATAAACTCTGTAGAGATCTCATACGCCATTTATAACATATTATTGTTCTGCAAGTAGTAGCAGAATAAATAATGC
The DNA window shown above is from Acipenser ruthenus chromosome 24, fAciRut3.2 maternal haplotype, whole genome shotgun sequence and carries:
- the LOC117427686 gene encoding GA-binding protein subunit beta-1 isoform X5 codes for the protein MSLVDLGKKLLEAARAGQDDEVRILMANGAPFTTDWLGTSPLHLSAQYGHYSTTEVLLRAGVSRDARTKVDRTPLHMAAAEGHARIVEVLLKHGADVNAKDMLKMTALHWATEHGYQEVVDLLIKYGADVHVQSKFCKNALDIAIDNANEELAEILQVSMQNQINTNPESPDTVTIHTATPQFIIGPGGVVNLTGLVSAANSSKDEAGVSTVQFGNSSTSVLATLAALAEASAPLSNSSETPVVATEEVVTADSVEGAIQQVVSSGGQQVITIVTDGIQLGNLQTGGMGQPIIVTMPDGQQACFSVLTVPATDIAEETVISEEPSVKRPRIEIIENHSETTEVEVQCAHPR
- the LOC117427686 gene encoding GA-binding protein subunit beta-1 isoform X1; this encodes MSLVDLGKKLLEAARAGQDDEVRILMANGAPFTTDWLGTSPLHLSAQYGHYSTTEVLLRAGVSRDARTKVDRTPLHMAAAEGHARIVEVLLKHGADVNAKDMLKMTALHWATEHGYQEVVDLLIKYGADVHVQSKFCKNALDIAIDNANEELAEILQVSMQNQINTNPESPDTVTIHTATPQFIIGPGGVVNLTGLVSAANSSKDEAGVSTVQFGNSSTSVLATLAALAEASAPLSNSSETPVVATEEVVTADSVEGAIQQVVSSGGQQVITIVTDGIQLGNLQTGGMGQPIIVTMPDGQQACFSVLTVPATDIAEETVISEEPSVKRPRIEIIENHSETTEVEEKETLQKQLEEANREAQKYRQQLQKKEQEAEAYRQKLEAITRHQSNKKAL
- the LOC117427686 gene encoding GA-binding protein subunit beta-1 isoform X2 yields the protein MSLVDLGKKLLEAARAGQDDEVRILMANGAPFTTDWLGTSPLHLSAQYGHYSTTEVLLRAGVSRDARTKVDRTPLHMAAAEGHARIVEVLLKHGADVNAKDMLKMTALHWATEHGYQEVVDLLIKYGADVHVQSKFCKNALDIAIDNANEELAEILQVSMQNQINTNPESPDTVTIHTATPQFIIGPGGVVNLTGLVSAANSSKDEAGVSTVQFGNSSTSVLATLAALAEASAPLSNSSETPVVATEEVVTADSVEGAIQQVVSSGGQQVITIVTDGIQLGNLQTGGMGQPIIVTMPDGQQVLTVPATDIAEETVISEEPSVKRPRIEIIENHSETTEVEEKETLQKQLEEANREAQKYRQQLQKKEQEAEAYRQKLEAITRHQSNKKAL
- the LOC117427686 gene encoding GA-binding protein subunit beta-1 isoform X6 — protein: MSLVDLGKKLLEAARAGQDDEVRILMANGAPFTTDWLGTSPLHLSAQYGHYSTTEVLLRAGVSRDARTKVDRTPLHMAAAEGHARIVEVLLKHGADVNAKDMLKMTALHWATEHGYQEVVDLLIKYGADVHVQSKFCKNALDIAIDNANEELAEILQVSMQNQINTNPESPDTVTIHTATPQFIIGPGGVVNLTGLVSAANSSKDEAGVSTVQFGNSSTSVLATLAALAEASAPLSNSSETPVVATEEVVTADSVEGAIQQVVSSGGQQVITIVTDGIQLGNLQTGGMGQPIIVTMPDGQQVLTVPATDIAEETVISEEPSVKRPRIEIIENHSETTEVEVQCAHPR
- the LOC117427686 gene encoding GA-binding protein subunit beta-1 isoform X4, giving the protein MSLVDLGKKLLEAARAGQDDEVRILMANGAPFTTDWLGTSPLHLSAQYGHYSTTEVLLRAGVSRDARTKVDRTPLHMAAAEGHARIVEVLLKHGADVNAKDMLKMTALHWATEHGYQEVVDLLIKYGADVHVQSKFCKNALDIAIDNANEELAEILQVSMQNQINTNPESPDTVTIHTATPQFIIGPGGVVNLTGLVSAANSSKVVATEEVVTADSVEGAIQQVVSSGGQQVITIVTDGIQLGNLQTGGMGQPIIVTMPDGQQVLTVPATDIAEETVISEEPSVKRPRIEIIENHSETTEVEEKETLQKQLEEANREAQKYRQQLQKKEQEAEAYRQKLEAITRHQSNKKAL
- the LOC117427686 gene encoding GA-binding protein subunit beta-1 isoform X3, which gives rise to MSLVDLGKKLLEAARAGQDDEVRILMANGAPFTTDWLGTSPLHLSAQYGHYSTTEVLLRAGVSRDARTKVDRTPLHMAAAEGHARIVEVLLKHGADVNAKDMLKMTALHWATEHGYQEVVDLLIKYGADVHVQSKFCKNALDIAIDNANEELAEILQVSMQNQINTNPESPDTVTIHTATPQFIIGPGGVVNLTGLVSAANSSKVVATEEVVTADSVEGAIQQVVSSGGQQVITIVTDGIQLGNLQTGGMGQPIIVTMPDGQQACFSVLTVPATDIAEETVISEEPSVKRPRIEIIENHSETTEVEEKETLQKQLEEANREAQKYRQQLQKKEQEAEAYRQKLEAITRHQSNKKAL